One window from the genome of Ananas comosus cultivar F153 linkage group 13, ASM154086v1, whole genome shotgun sequence encodes:
- the LOC109719172 gene encoding LOW QUALITY PROTEIN: rho GTPase-activating protein 2 (The sequence of the model RefSeq protein was modified relative to this genomic sequence to represent the inferred CDS: inserted 2 bases in 1 codon): MTGVVLVSSGCRGGEGNGGGRRGKREEEEEEEEEERESQISLLALLLAAIRRSMASSCRLDRATAAGXMEIGWPTDVRHVAHVTFDRFHGFLGLPVEFELEIPCRVPSASASVFGVSAESMQCDYDSKGNSVPTILLLMQERLYAQDGLKAEGIFRINAENGQEEHVREQLNKGTVPEDIDVHCLAGLIKAWFRELPEGVLDGLSPEQVLQCNTEEECVELVRLLLPTQAALLNWAVELMADVVEEEEANKMNARNIAMVFSPNMTQMSDPLTALMHAVQVMNLLKTLILKTLREREETAMGEEDYSPYSVSPSYDRQNDDDDDDVDDDDESDDDDYNSEHYMEKSGELREPNSDHEVGVTGESERRVSRDYLAHYSGHVSEDEDGSLRDIEECFLRQLEWKGEEKEVDNVNQGSTCCGQATQASCSEYTVSASLSLSDGNKGSVSSTSCEVDSETSATEDTRADVEFPPKNVEVGKAVEIIECKSVMEKDSIPCIT; encoded by the exons atgacagGGGTAGTGTTGGTTTCAAGTGGGTgcagaggaggagagggaaatggtggggggaggagagggaaaagggaggaagaggaggaggaggaggaggaggagagagagagccagaTCTCTCTGCTGGCTCTGCTTCTCGCGGCGATCCGGCGGTCGATGGCGTCGTCGTGCCGGCTGGATCGGGCGACGGCGGCGGG TATGGAGATCGGGTGGCCGACCGACGTCCGCCACGTCGCCCACGTCACCTTCGACCGCTTCCACGGATTCCTCGGCCTCCCCGTCGAGTTCGAGCTCGAGATCCCCTGCCGAGTTCCCAGCGCAAG CGCCAGCGTTTTCGGGGTCTCAGCAGAATCGATGCAGTGCGACTACGATTCGAAGGGGAACTCAGTTCCCACAATTCTTTTGCTCATGCAGGAGAGGTTATACGCGCAAGACGGCCTAAAG GCGGAAGGGATATTCCGGATAAATGCGGAGAATGGCCAGGAGGAACATGTGAGGGAGCAGCTGAACAAGGGAACTGTTCCGGAGGACATTGATGTACACTGCTTAGCAGGACTCATCAAG GCCTGGTTCAGGGAACTACCAGAGGGTGTACTAGATGGCCTCTCTCCTGAACAAGTCCTTCAATGCAACACCGAGGAGGAGTGCGTCGAGCTCGTGAGGCTTCTTTTGCCGACTCAGGCGGCTCTCCTCAACTGGGCTGTTGAGCTCATGGCCGATGTggtcgaagaagaagaggccAACAAGATGAACGCTCGGAACATCGCCATGGTCTTCTCCCCCAACATGACTCAA ATGTCGGATCCTTTGACTGCTCTGATGCATGCTGTTCAAGTCATGAACTTGCTCAAGACTTTGATCCTGAAAACACTTCGAGAACGCGAGGAGACGGCCATGGGGGAAGAAGATTACTCACCATACTCGGTATCTCCATCGTATGATCGACAGaatgacgacgacgatgatgacgTTGACGATGATGATGAGAGCGACGACGATGATTACAATAGTGAGCACTACATGGAAAAAAGTGGCGAGTTGAGGGAGCCCAACTCAGATCACGAGGTGGGAGTGACTGGCGAGTCAGAGAGACGGGTTTCGAGAGATTATCTTGCGCATTACAGTGGCCACGTAAGCGAAGACGAAGATGGTTCTTTGAGGGACATCGAAGAATGCTTCTTGAGGCAACTAGAATGGaagggagaagagaaagaagtaGATAATGTTAACCAAGGATCGACCTGCTGTGGACAAGCAACGCAAGCGAGCTGCTCCGAGTATACCGTTagcgcctctctctctttatctgaCGGCAACAAGGGTAGTGTCTCGAGCACTAGTTGCGAAGTAGATTCAGAAACGAGCGCGACAGAAGATACACGGGCCGACGTGGAATTTCCTCCGAAGAATGTGGAGGTCGGAAAGGCGGTGGAGATTATTGAGTGCAAGAGTGTGATGGAGAAGGATTCTATTCCTTGCATCACATAA